In Parabacteroides timonensis, the genomic stretch TAGAAGATCCGGACCTGGATAATATCATAAGTCTGCGAGGACAGTTCGAAAAGCAGAACCGGTCGTATTCCGCTCCGGTCGTACCCAATGAAAATCTACTTCGTTTCCTTAAAAAGGACGAAGTGGAAATATCCGATGAAGCGATGTACTGGGCCCGCCTGGTACGTGACGCCTCTACTATATTCGATAATAATATGACCTTTCGCGATACAGTGATCGTCAACCCTTTGTTCTTACCGATTGTGTTTAAAGGCGAACTATTACCGAAGGATCTTACATTCTATAAAGAAAACTTCTGGGTAAAGAATGAACAGTTACCTTTGCCGTTCACTCCCGATACTTTATTCAAGCAGGAAGAGTTGAAAAAAGAGATAGAAGACAAAGCATATAAATATGTACAATCGAACTATCCGGATTACTTCCGTTATTCGATGAGAGACCTGCCTCAGGATAAGGTTGTAGCCAAAGTAATCAAGAAAACGAATTACGAACCGGAACTAATCAAAATAGAAAGCGAAGCCAATTTTAGCGACGTGGATGCTCCGGTAAAATTCATTCCGGAAAGACGTTACTGGACATCGAATTTTGAAAGTACTATGCAATTTTCACAGAATTATATTTCTCCCAACTGGAACGCAGGAGGTGATCCGAATTTCAACATGAATACCCGTCAGTACTTCAAATACGACTATAATAAAGACAAAGTACAGGTAACAAATGAATTGGAATTCAAGCTTAATATGAACACATTGCCAGATAAAACAGATTCCATACATTCATATAAAATTAATGACCAGATACTCCGTCTTCACTCTTTGTTCGGTTACAAGGCTTTTAACAAATGGTATTATACAGTTGACATTAGCTTTAATACGCAAGTCGTGACTAATTATGCCCAAAACAGCAATACAAAGTTATCGGCATTTCTCGCCCCTATGACTTTCAATACCGGTATTGGTATGAAGTACGAGTTAGAAAAAACCATAACAAAAGCCAGACATCGTAATGTTAAACTGAATGTCAATGTTGCACCTTTCTCTTACAACTATATGTATAGTAGAGAAAAGGGGATAGATATGGATTTGAAACGACACGGTTTCAAAGAAAAGGATAATGCCAGCGAACTGCCTGATGATGTAAACAAATACAGAAACTCTCAAAGTCAGATCGGTTCGAAAATTGAATCTAATATGACATTCAATATCAATCGAAATGTAAGTTGGACTTCCCGTTTTTACTACTTCACGGACTACCATCGTATTACCGGTGAATTTGAAAACACATTCAATTTACAAATCAGTCGATTCTTTTCAACACGGATCAACTTGCATATACGCTATGATGACGGTGTTGCGAAAAACGAAGACTTCAACAGCTATTTACAGATCAACGAACTCTTGAGCTTTGGTTTTAATTACAAATGGTAAGTAAAGCTCAATTATTTCTGTAATAAACTTTGTTAATCGTGACATATTATCTAAATAATCCTTACTTTTGCCCTGGTTTTGCAATGTCGAGATTACAAACATGAGCGAAAGTATCAATCACAACGGTAGAATCGAAAAGATCGAAGGCGATACGATCTTTGTCAGGATCATTCAACAATCGGCCTGTTCCGGTTGCCACGCAAAGGGTATGTGCAGTGCATCCGATCAGAAAGAGAAGATCATTGAAGTGAATGATCCCAACTCCGGCAGATTCCACATAAACGAAGAAGTTACGCTATGCGGTCAGAGCTCACTCGGACTACAAGCGGTATTACTGGCCTTCAT encodes the following:
- a CDS encoding DUF3078 domain-containing protein, with the translated sequence MVIKRYFILFSIFTSLISLAEAQEKVVITGTNVNNNVTQRDVPDTIPMIEIEDPDLDNIISLRGQFEKQNRSYSAPVVPNENLLRFLKKDEVEISDEAMYWARLVRDASTIFDNNMTFRDTVIVNPLFLPIVFKGELLPKDLTFYKENFWVKNEQLPLPFTPDTLFKQEELKKEIEDKAYKYVQSNYPDYFRYSMRDLPQDKVVAKVIKKTNYEPELIKIESEANFSDVDAPVKFIPERRYWTSNFESTMQFSQNYISPNWNAGGDPNFNMNTRQYFKYDYNKDKVQVTNELEFKLNMNTLPDKTDSIHSYKINDQILRLHSLFGYKAFNKWYYTVDISFNTQVVTNYAQNSNTKLSAFLAPMTFNTGIGMKYELEKTITKARHRNVKLNVNVAPFSYNYMYSREKGIDMDLKRHGFKEKDNASELPDDVNKYRNSQSQIGSKIESNMTFNINRNVSWTSRFYYFTDYHRITGEFENTFNLQISRFFSTRINLHIRYDDGVAKNEDFNSYLQINELLSFGFNYKW
- a CDS encoding SoxR reducing system RseC family protein, with protein sequence MSESINHNGRIEKIEGDTIFVRIIQQSACSGCHAKGMCSASDQKEKIIEVNDPNSGRFHINEEVTLCGQSSLGLQAVLLAFILPLIIVVAAIVAGNYLQWDETTSGLTGLLLLVPYYCILYFLREKLKRKFIFTLKKLN